Proteins encoded together in one Ipomoea triloba cultivar NCNSP0323 chromosome 4, ASM357664v1 window:
- the LOC116016862 gene encoding disease resistance protein RPM1-like, which translates to MEGLRLSGYAQLYNYSLENTEHMAECAVVFVLDKITVLLEAKVVMLHGLKHEIEYIKDELERVIAFLGVADTVEDGDAEIKVWVKQVRDVAYDIEDAIDEFMLLPAGHQSSIFCGFLWRFFFSIRNLKPRRKIAYEIQGIKSRVRSIAEGHHRYRYRYNVPEQVSSTSHAYEIANDRRSDALLLEEDEIVGIESPRKELISLLLKEDPTLKVISVVGMGGSGKTTLVKKVYDDAAVKKHFQSHAWITVSQTFKVEEVLKDMIQQLFAELKQPVPEGMSSMNANKLKVIVKEFLLRRRYVIVFDDVWSIRVWEAIKHVLLKEKHGCRVVISTRLMDVASSFSIDTNGYIYEMKPLSEDVSWVLLCRKAFYASSCPSHLREILKQILKRCGGLPLAIVAIGGVLATKNRTNINEWGALYHSLGPDFEGNDQFESLRIILLLSFNDLPQYLKLCFLYLSIYPEDHLIEHNTLIYQWTMENFVKQKEGRTVEEVAEGYLIELINRSLILPVKLNDDGSMKQGRVHDLYREIILSKSRDHNFIATTDEETAAWPEKARRLSVHGTLGNVPMKRQGTKLRSLLTFNVTDSQFSSHVVQILSSCRVLKVLELRGTSLEIVPEEIFQLLHLRYLSLRSTKVKVLPRSIKKLRMLEILDLKHTYITELPGAILELQHLRHLLVYGTLPYSYLPYDCSPGFKAPPGIGKLRYLQKLAYIDFNPGSGVIEEIGKLNELKRLCIQKLRTEDGKAMCLSLGKLHKLRSLNLKSIEEDVILDVNYLSSPPPLLQNLYLTGSLRKMPPWIKSLHNLVKVYFRWSKLEDDPLELLQDLPNLVHLEFLVGYTGETLHFNAGKFRSLRLLNLDKLEELRSVVIDEGAMPHLERLVIQRCSFMERVPVGIECLINLKYLEFFDMPDEFISSFVPDKQGEDYCKVSHIPEVYCTYWKDGFWEVNSLEEKHGSITSRGPGNAAAKITGRRNSL; encoded by the coding sequence ATGGAGGGCCTGCGTCTTTCAGGTTATGCACAATTATACAATTACAGTCTTGAAAATACAGAACATATGGCAGAGTGTGCTGTTGTTTTTGTGCTCGACAAGATAACAGTCTTGTTAGAGGCAAAAGTGGTAATGCTGCATGGGCTCAAGCATGAAATTGAATACATCAAGGATGAGCTAGAAAGGGTGATAGCTTTCCTCGGAGTTGCTGATACAGTGGAAGATGGTGATGCAGAGATCAAGGTCTGGGTTAAGCAAGTCAGAGATGTTGCATATGACATTGAAGATGCCATCGATGAGTTCATGCTCCTACCAGCTGGGCATCAGTCCAGTATATTCTGTGGCTTCCTGTGGAGATTCTTTTTCTCCATTAGGAACTTGAAACCACGGCGAAAGATCGCTTATGAAATCCAAGGCATCAAGTCCAGGGTGCGCAGCATTGCAGAAGGACATCACAGGTATCGTTACAGATATAATGTCCCGGAACAAGTCTCGAGTACTAGTCATGCTTACGAGATAGCAAATGACCGTAGAAGTGATGCACTTCTATTGGAAGAAGATGAGATTGTGGGAATTGAAAGCCCCAGAAAAGAGCTAATTAGCTTGCTTCTGAAGGAGGATCCTACACTCAAAGTGATTTCTGTAGTCGGAATGGGTGGTTCTGGCAAAACCACTCTGGTGAAAAAAGTATATGATGATGCAGCAGTAAAGAAACATTTCCAGAGTCATGCCTGGATAACAGTTTCTCAGACATTCAAAGTTGAAGAGGTTTTGAAAGACATGATCCAGCAGCTGTTTGCAGAACTAAAACAACCAGTCCCAGAAGGAATGAGCTCAATGAATGCAAACAAGCTAAAAGTGATAGTGAAAGAGTTTCTGTTAAGAAGGAGGTATGTTATTGTTTTTGATGATGTGTGGAGTATTCGAGTTTGGGAAGCTATTAAACATGTGTTGCTTAAGGAAAAGCATGGCTGCCGTGTCGTCATCTCAACGCGTCTCATGGATGTAGCTTCTTCTTTTAGCATTGATACAAATGGCTATATTTATGAGATGAAACCCTTGTCTGAAGATGTGTCTTGGGTCCTCTTGTGTCGGAAGGCATTTTATGCAAGCTCATGCCCATCACATTTAAGGGAAATTTTAAAGCAAATCTTGAAAAGATGTGGGGGATTGCCTCTTGCAATTGTGGCCATTGGTGGTGTTTTGGCTACAAAGAACAGGACCAACATCAATGAATGGGGAGCCCTCTATCACAGCCTTGGCCCTGATTTTGAAGGCAATGATCAATTTGAAAGCCTGAGAATCATTCTGCTTCTGAGTTTCAATGATCTGCCTCAATATCTTAAACTTTGCTTTTTGTATTTGAGCATCTATCCAGAAGATCATTTGATTGAGCACAACACTCTGATTTATCAGTGGACAATGGAAAACTTTGTGAAGCAAAAAGAGGGAAGGACAGTAGAAGAAGTTGCAGAAGGCTACCTCATTGAACTCATCAACAGAAGCTTGATCCTTCCTGTGAAGCTCAACGATGATGGAAGCATGAAGCAGGGTCGAGTTCATGACCTTTACCGGGAGATCATTCTTTCAAAATCAAGAGATCACAACTTCATCGCCACAACAGATGAAGAGACTGCAGCATGGCCTGAGAAGGCTCGTCGCTTGTCAGTCCATGGCACATTGGGCAATGTACCAATGAAAAGGCAAGGTACTAAACTTCGATCTTTGCTTACATTTAATGTGACAGATTCTCAGTTCTCGTCACATGTTGTTCAAATACTTAGTAGCTGTAGGGTGCTCAAAGTTTTGGAGTTAAGAGGCACTTCTTTAGAAATAGTTCCGGAAGAAATTTTCCAATTGCTTCACTTAAGATATCTAAGTTTGAGAAGTACAAAGGTTAAAGTTCTTCCAAGATCAATTAAGAAGCTCAGAATGCTAGAGATATTGGATCTCAAGCACACGTATATTACTGAGTTGCCGGGTGCAATTTTAGAGCTTCAACATTTACGTCACCTTCTAGTATATGGTACATTACCATATTCATATCTACCTTATGATTGTTCACCCGGTTTTAAGGCACCACCAGGGATAGGGAAGTTGAGATATTTGCAGAAACTTGCATATATTGATTTTAACCCTGGCAGTGGAGTAATTGAAGAAATAGGGAAACTGAATGAGCTGAAGAGACTCTGCATTCAGAAGTTGAGAACTGAAGATGGTAAAGCCATGTGCTTATCCCTTGGAAAGCTCCACAAACTTCGATCACTGAATCTGAAATCAATAGAAGAAGATGTGATCCTAGATGTCAATTACCTTTCTTcacctcctcctcttcttcaaAACCTTTACTTGACAGGATCCTTGAGGAAGATGCCACCTTGGATAAAATCTCTTCATAACCTTGTCAAAGTATACTTCCGATGGAGTAAACTCGAGGATGACCCACTCGAGCTTCTGCAAGATTTACCTAACCTTGTCCATCTTGAATTTCTTGTGGGTTATACTGGAGAAACTCTGCACTTCAATGCAGGGAAGTTCCGAAGCCTAAGACTGTTGAATCTGGATAAGTTAGAAGAGCTAAGATCCGTGGTGATTGATGAGGGTGCGATGCCTCATCTTGAGAGGCTAGTTATTCAGAGGTGTAGTTTCATGGAAAGGGTGCCAGTTGGAATTGAGTGTCTCATTAACTTGAAATATCTCGAGTTTTTCGACATGCCAGATGAATTTATCTCGTCCTTTGTTCCAGACAAACAAGGTGAAGATTATTGTAAAGTTTCACACATTCCTGAGGTGTATTGTACATATTGGAAAGATGGCTTCTGGGAGGTGAATTCACTAGAAGAGAAGCACGGGAGCATCACCTCTCGAGGGCCTGGAAATGCTGCTGCTAAGATCACTGGGCGGCGCAACTCACTCTAG